One window of Ammospiza nelsoni isolate bAmmNel1 chromosome 12, bAmmNel1.pri, whole genome shotgun sequence genomic DNA carries:
- the LILRB5 gene encoding leukocyte immunoglobulin-like receptor subfamily B member 5 has product MLPVTRVLALGAWLVSLGEATPSGPTISIFQKPPGVIPPGGSTTIYCICQCSSGSFRMYKGGHQLPTLEQSGGRAEFSISNATYEDRGSYVCHYLEGDTELARSTGLEVFVEELRLPGPNLSVLSGHEVDVGAEVMFRCTTTQPSTSCYLYLEGQMEVLLFFRDQGNHNFSLVQKGHSGRYSCQCMNGWKEWSAVSNTLDLVVRDYTLCNAVRLALAAALLLLLGLIAAEAARGRCRGWGSRPGPAALIALRTPRWDQ; this is encoded by the exons ATGCTGCCTGTGACCCGTGTGCTGGCCTTGG GCGCTTGGCTGGTGTCACTGGGCGAGGCTACACCAA GTGGCCCCACAATTTCCATCTTCCAGAAGCCACCAGGGGTGATCCCACCTGGAGGCTCCACCACCATCTACTGCATTTGCCAGTGCAGCAGTGGGAGCTTTAGGATGTACAAGGGTGGCCACCAGCTCCCCACCCTGGAGCAGAGTGGTGGCAGGGCCGAGTTCTCCATCTCTAATGCCACCTATGAGGACAGAGGTAGCTACGTCTGCCATTACCTGGAGGGAGACACTGAGCTGGCTCGAAGCACTGGACTGGAAGTCTTTGTGGAAG AGCTCCGTCTGCCCGGACCCAACCTCTCTGTCCTCTCTGGGCACGAGGTGGATGTGGGAGCTGAGGTGATGTTCCGCTGCACcaccacacagcccagcaccagctgtTACCTGTACCTGGAGGGCCAGATGGAAGTGCTGCTGTTCTTCAGGGACCAAGGGAACCACAACTTCTCCCTCGTGCAGAAAGGTCACAGCGGCCGCTACAGCTGCCAGTGCATGAATGGTTGGAAAGAATGGTCTGCTGTCAGCAACACCCTGGACCTGGTGGTGAGAG aTTACACGCTGTGCAACGCCGTGCGCCTGGCGCTGGCGGCCgcgctgctgctcctgctggggctgatcGCGGCCGAGGCGGcgcggggccgctgccggggctgggggagccgcccgggccccgccgcgctcATCGCCCTGCGGACCCCGCGCTGGGATCAATAA